Sequence from the Williamwhitmania sp. genome:
TAGTTGTTATGGAACGCTCAATGGTTAAAATCATCAATTCATTCTTCAGTAACAGTTAAAGCCCAAAGGTATTTCATAATTTTGCACAATGAGGATGAGTTAACCCAACAATCCAACATTTTGGATTAGTGAAATTATCTTACCTCGAGGTAGAGCATAACACCGCCACAAGTATACTAAATAATAGACTTTAAAATGGTGCTTACAAAACATCAAATTACAAAGCTTACTGCACTTCGCCAAAAGAAGCATAGGGCTGAAGAGGGATTGTTTATTGCCGAAGGGGAGAAACTCATTTTGGAGTTACTCAAGGCAGGACTTGTGGCCAAAGAAATTTATAAGGTTGAAGGTGTAACCCCTCCATTGATAGATTCTACACCAGCCCTGGTTTTTAAGATTTCGTCGAGCGAAATGAAAAAAATTTCAGGGCTTTCATCCCCCTCTCCCGCACTGGGTGTTTTCCATGTTCCACAGTATAATTCCGACCTAGTTGCTATGCAGCAAAAATTAATTGTTGCTATTGACGACCTTCAAGATCCGGGAAACCTAGGCACCATTATTCGGCTTTGCTTATGGTTTGGCATTGAAGACCTTATTTGCTCAACAGGAACGGTGGATTGCTACAACAGTAAGGTCATACAATCCAGCATGGGGGCTATCGCAAAGGTCCGAATTCACTATAAAAATCTTCCATTATTTTTAAATGAAGCAAAAAATAGCGGGCTGGAAATTTATGGCACCTTTTTGGGAGGAGAGAGTATTTACCAAGCATCGCTAAGCACCTCAGGAGTGCTGGTAATGGGAAACGAGGGAAATGGTATTTCGCCTGAGGTGGCATGCATTATTGACCGAAATATTACAATACCATCCTTTATGTCGGGAAATTTTGGAGCCGAATCGCTTAACGTAGCCACCGCTACAGCCATTGTGCTGTCCGAATTTAAGCGAAGAATTGTTAATGGCTAAGCCAATTGGCCACCGCATCAGCACTTGCTTGTCCATCTATGGCAGAAGAGGTAATGCCTCCCGCATACCCTGCCCCTTCACCGCATGGAAACAAGCCTTCAATCTTACTATGCATAAGCGTTTGCTCGTTCCGAGGAATACGAATGGGTGATGATGTTCTGGACTCCACCCCTAGGATTACAGCTTCGTTAGTTAAAAACCCACGCATTTTTGTGTCGAAAGCCTTGAATGCCTCTCTCAGCCGTTTACTAATTGGCTGAGGAAGCCACTCGTGCATTTCGCTGGAATTAAGGCCTGGATGGTAAGAGCAAGTAGGTAGTTGGCTGGAAAAACGCCCAGATACAAAATCGGTTAGACGCTGAGCGGGAGCTTTCTGACCTCCACCACCATGCTCGAATGCCTTTTTCTCTAATCTCGACTGCATTGTCAAGCCGGCCAAATCGCCATAACTCTGGTATGAACGTAAATCGTCCAACCGAATCTCAACAGCAATCCCGGAGTTTGCAAAAGGAGAATTTCTCTCACTGGGGGACATGCCATTTACAACCACCTCACCTGGCGAAGAGGCCGCTGGAACAATAAATCCTCCTGGGCACATGCAAAAGGAGTATACCCCTCTTTCATCGGCTTGATGGACCAATGAATAGGAGGCTGCGGGGAGATATTCACCCCTAGATGGAATATGATACTGAATTGAGTCGATGAGTGCTTGAGGATGCTCAACTCTAACGCCCATTGCAAATGGCTTAGCCTCAATGGTAATACCCTTTTTGTATAGCAAGTTGTATATATCTCTTGCGGAATGCCCCGTTGCCAGTACAACAGCCTTCGCCTTAAATGTTTCTCCGCCACAAGCCACCCCACCAATTCTATTCCCAATTAGCAAAATATCGTCGACACGCTTGTTAAAATGCACCTCACCCCCAGCCTCAACAATGGCCTTAGTTATGGCCGTAACCACCCTTGGCAACACATTGGTCCCAATATGTGGGTGTGCCTCATAAAGAATGCTATCCTGCGCACCAAACTGGTGAAATATTTTAAGAATTTGAGCCACATCGCCTCGCTTTTTCGAGCGGGTATATAG
This genomic interval carries:
- a CDS encoding FAD-dependent oxidoreductase — its product is MPVELSLSLSPKQASDEQFFKPLVAEKLSISPKEISAIRIIRKSIDARGRQVKVNLGLLVFINEDDTYYAEDAVKLRNVSLAEPVVVVGSGPAGLFAALRLIELGLKPIVIERGKDVSARKRDIASINRDQRVNPDSNYAFGEGGAGTFSDGKLYTRSKKRGDVAQILKIFHQFGAQDSILYEAHPHIGTNVLPRVVTAITKAIVEAGGEVHFNKRVDDILLIGNRIGGVACGGETFKAKAVVLATGHSARDIYNLLYKKGITIEAKPFAMGVRVEHPQALIDSIQYHIPSRGEYLPAASYSLVHQADERGVYSFCMCPGGFIVPAASSPGEVVVNGMSPSERNSPFANSGIAVEIRLDDLRSYQSYGDLAGLTMQSRLEKKAFEHGGGGQKAPAQRLTDFVSGRFSSQLPTCSYHPGLNSSEMHEWLPQPISKRLREAFKAFDTKMRGFLTNEAVILGVESRTSSPIRIPRNEQTLMHSKIEGLFPCGEGAGYAGGITSSAIDGQASADAVANWLSH
- a CDS encoding RNA methyltransferase encodes the protein MVLTKHQITKLTALRQKKHRAEEGLFIAEGEKLILELLKAGLVAKEIYKVEGVTPPLIDSTPALVFKISSSEMKKISGLSSPSPALGVFHVPQYNSDLVAMQQKLIVAIDDLQDPGNLGTIIRLCLWFGIEDLICSTGTVDCYNSKVIQSSMGAIAKVRIHYKNLPLFLNEAKNSGLEIYGTFLGGESIYQASLSTSGVLVMGNEGNGISPEVACIIDRNITIPSFMSGNFGAESLNVATATAIVLSEFKRRIVNG